The Paenibacillus uliginis N3/975 genome has a window encoding:
- a CDS encoding toxic anion resistance protein, whose translation MSFSMEVVSPEEIQAAIEQEVKPVPEEVAKLQALAESNVASIMNLDLDSLEKRKEILQSIDSFGMNTMRTSSGKNNLLQVSVGNLSKTGDEGGQVAKGLTELHIQLKDLDPSVIDFTKTGFLGKLFNPLRAYFLKYQKADAMIADIVVSLDKGKTTLKNDNTTLEIEQQALRDLTKKLQKEIELGTLMDTSIESQIEAAKARNEDPDKIRFITEEVLFPLRQRVMDMQQMMVVNQQGIMAIEVVSRNNKELIRGVDRAKNVTISALKISVTVASALYNQKIVLKKIELLNQTTNEFISGTSRMLKDQGIQIHKQSLQANISVETLKQAFTDVLSALDSISTYKQEALPKMRETIDQFRELADNGEQQIQRLEKGQKLGL comes from the coding sequence ATGTCATTTTCGATGGAAGTTGTGAGTCCGGAAGAAATTCAAGCAGCTATTGAGCAAGAGGTTAAACCCGTTCCCGAAGAGGTGGCTAAACTTCAAGCGTTAGCTGAATCCAATGTCGCCTCAATCATGAATCTAGATCTAGATTCGCTGGAGAAGCGGAAAGAAATCCTGCAATCGATTGACAGTTTCGGCATGAATACCATGAGAACTTCCTCAGGTAAAAACAATTTACTGCAGGTTTCAGTAGGTAACCTTTCCAAAACCGGAGATGAGGGCGGTCAAGTAGCGAAGGGCTTAACTGAATTGCATATACAATTAAAGGATCTGGACCCAAGCGTCATCGATTTTACGAAAACAGGATTCTTAGGTAAATTATTCAATCCATTGCGCGCTTATTTCTTGAAATATCAGAAAGCTGACGCGATGATTGCGGATATCGTTGTCTCCCTAGATAAAGGGAAAACAACCCTGAAGAATGACAATACGACGCTCGAGATTGAACAACAAGCGCTACGCGATTTGACCAAAAAGCTACAAAAGGAAATCGAGCTTGGTACATTGATGGACACATCCATTGAATCGCAGATCGAAGCTGCCAAGGCTCGCAATGAAGATCCAGACAAAATTCGCTTCATTACCGAAGAGGTCCTATTCCCACTTCGTCAACGGGTGATGGATATGCAGCAAATGATGGTCGTCAACCAACAGGGAATTATGGCGATTGAAGTGGTCTCTCGCAACAACAAAGAATTGATTCGAGGCGTGGACAGAGCTAAAAACGTGACAATCTCAGCCTTGAAAATTTCTGTAACGGTAGCTAGTGCCCTGTACAATCAAAAGATCGTATTGAAAAAAATTGAACTTTTAAACCAAACGACGAATGAGTTCATCTCTGGAACTTCCAGGATGTTGAAAGATCAAGGAATTCAAATTCATAAGCAATCTCTCCAAGCCAACATCTCCGTAGAGACCTTAAAACAAGCGTTTACCGATGTATTATCCGCACTAGATTCAATCAGCACCTACAAACAGGAAGCACTTCCTAAGATGCGAGAAACGATCGACCAGTTCCGGGAATTAGCGGACAATGGTGAGCAGCAAATCCAACGTTTAGAAAAGGGACAGAAACTGGGTTTGTGA
- a CDS encoding MerR family transcriptional regulator, with protein MRYSIGEFATITGVSTDTLRLYEKQDIIRPLKDHSNNYRYYNDLDVRSLLMSRWYRSMQIPLCDVSELINGGTSHQVMDKIEESKLNLEEQIRKSTLLLNKMNEIQAELGQIEERLQKCQIKQLPGRYRLKQTNQNRLLKESFLKGVVNEWMEMLPFTFFCFRIENWNETPDNDMIEYSWGVTLTEEDLMNLNVGISDGVEYLPPVRCLSSVIRTPAQENFSVNSFRFMLDKLAARGHKVTGNITGKLLLNEYIQEDPGSYLEINIPF; from the coding sequence ATGAGATATTCCATCGGAGAGTTTGCAACCATTACCGGTGTTTCGACGGATACTTTGCGGCTGTATGAGAAGCAGGATATTATAAGGCCGCTTAAGGATCATAGCAACAATTACAGGTATTATAATGATCTGGATGTTCGCAGCTTGCTGATGAGCAGATGGTACCGGAGCATGCAAATTCCATTGTGTGACGTTTCCGAACTTATCAATGGCGGGACCTCGCATCAAGTCATGGACAAAATTGAAGAGTCCAAGCTCAATCTGGAGGAACAAATCCGTAAGAGTACACTGCTCTTAAATAAAATGAACGAGATTCAGGCCGAGCTAGGCCAAATCGAGGAAAGACTGCAAAAGTGCCAGATCAAGCAGTTGCCGGGCAGATACCGGCTTAAGCAAACGAATCAGAATCGTTTATTGAAAGAGTCTTTTTTAAAAGGAGTCGTAAACGAATGGATGGAGATGCTACCGTTTACCTTCTTTTGCTTCCGGATCGAGAACTGGAATGAAACGCCGGATAACGATATGATTGAGTATAGCTGGGGAGTTACTTTGACGGAAGAAGATTTGATGAATTTGAATGTTGGGATCAGTGATGGCGTGGAATACCTTCCTCCGGTCCGCTGCCTGTCTTCGGTGATTCGCACTCCAGCGCAGGAAAACTTCTCGGTCAATTCTTTTCGGTTTATGCTGGATAAGTTGGCTGCAAGAGGGCATAAGGTTACAGGAAATATTACGGGGAAATTATTGCTGAACGAATATATTCAGGAGGATCCTGGTTCCTATCTTGAAATAAATATTCCTTTTTAG